From the genome of Papaver somniferum cultivar HN1 chromosome 2, ASM357369v1, whole genome shotgun sequence, one region includes:
- the LOC113350737 gene encoding uncharacterized protein LOC113350737, translating to MGWKAAQKLVQKWKVLRGDNVIIIRGKDKGETGVVKRVVRTQNRVIVEGKNLVKKHIKQGQGHEGGIFTVEAPLHVSNVQVVDPVTGKPCKVGVKYLEDGTEVRVSRGTGAFGSIIPRPEILKIRTTPRPTMAGAKDTPMEQVLEKTYDAKTGRGMPSL from the exons ATGGGTTGGAAAGCAGCGCAGAAGCTTGTACAAAAATGGAAGGTTCTCAGAGGCGACAAT GTGATAATTATTAGGGGCAAAGATAAGGGTGAGACTGGAGTCGTCAAGCGTGTTGTCCGCACTCAGAATCGTGTTATTGTGGAAGGGAAGAATCTG GTAAAGAAACATATCAAGCAAGGTCAAGGTCATGAAGGTGGAATTTTTACTGTTGAAGCTCCTCTTCATGTTTCGAATGTCCAAGTTGTCGATCCTGTTACAGG GAAGCCTTGTAAGGTTGGAGTCAAATATTTAGAAGATGGTACAGAAGTAAGAGTGTCCAGAGGTACAGGAGCTTTTGGCTCCATTATTCCTCGTCCGGAGATCCTAAAGATAAGGACCACCCCTAGACCCACAATGG CCGGTGCGAAAGATACACCAATGGAACAAGTTCTGGAAAAAACTTATGATGCGAAGACTGGCAGGGGGATGCCTAGCCTTTAG
- the LOC113350739 gene encoding vicilin-like antimicrobial peptides 2-2, with the protein MAPFYNSKSSRFVMIVKGQGYFEMVCPHLSETQQRGQRTQAQEETEQEGVHYQRISAQLRPKTAFIIPAGHPTTIVASKNENLQMVVFGINVRDNQKNFLAGRENVMNQMSREAKELGFNVQAKEVEEIFNNQKESFFLPGPQQQQQKHDVPLNSIYDFAAV; encoded by the exons ATGGCACCATTTTACAATTCAAAATCAAGTAGATTTGTGATGATAGTTAAGGGTCAAGGTTACTTTGAAATGGTTTGTCCACATCTCTCTGAAACTCAACAAAGAGGACAGAGAACACAAGCACAGGAAGAAACAGAACAAGAAGGCGTTCATTACCAAAGGATCAGTGCACAACTTCGCCCAAAAACAGCATTTATAATCCCGGCAGGTCATCCTACCACCATTGTTGCATCCAAGAACGAAAACCTACAGATGGTTGTATTTGGAATCAATGTCCGTGACAATCAGAAAAACTTCCTTGCAG GGAGGGAGAACGTTATGAACCAGATGAGTAGAGAGGCTAAGGAATTAGGGTTCAACGTGCAAGCAAAAGAGGTGGAAGAAATCTTTAACAACCAGAAAGAATCTTTCTTTCTACCAGGGcctcagcaacagcaacaaaaacATGATGTTCCTTTGAACTCCATCTATGATTTTGCTGCCGTCTAA
- the LOC113350740 gene encoding vicilin-like: MAMMKIKSYTLILFSLISIFLLSATLSLCHHDHNLRQCRERCEQKQKYQQQRCLRDCQEKYGGIGWESTEEETERSHEHNKRREEEQQQQNNPYFFDEESFKEWFRTQDGYFSVSQKFSEKSKLLRTFDNYRLSFFEANPHTFLVPSHIDAEYIFYVVKGKGTISLVNQESRETYNLEPGDVLRVPAGTILNVINRDNEQKLQFAEIAQSISIPGKPRVSLRSSFPCLSFMVLISGEKKYGNS, from the exons atGGCGATGATGAAAATCAAAAGCTATACTTTGATTCTCTTCTCATTAATCTCTATATTTCTTCTGTCTGCAACTCTTTCTTTGTGTCATCATGATCATAATTTAAGGCAATGTAGAGAGCGTTGTGAACAGAAACAAAAATACCAACAACAGCGTTGCCTTAGAGATTGTCAAGAAAAGTATGGAGGAATAGGATGGGAATCaacagaagaagaaacagaaagaAGTCATGAACATAACAAACGTCGGGAAGAAGAGCAACAACAACAGAATAATCCTTATTTCTTCGATGAAGAAAGTTTTAAGGAATGGTTTAGAACACAAGATGGGTATTTCAGTGTTTCACAAAAGTTTTCCGAAAAATCAAAGCTACTTCGAACGTTTGATAATTATCGTTTATCTTTCTTTGAAGCTAATCCTCATACTTTCCTAGTCCCTAGCCACATTGATGCCGAGTATATCTTTTATGTTGTGAAAG ggaaaggaaCAATAAGTTTGGTGAATCAAGAAAGTAGAGAGACATACAATCTCGAACCTGGAGACGTATTGAGGGTTCCAGCAGGGACCATACTCAATGTAATAAATAGGGACAACGAACAGAAGCTTCAGTTTGCTGAAATTGCCCAATCCATCTCCATTCCAGGCAAACCCAGGGTAAGCCTTCGATCTTCATTTCCATGCTTATCTTTTATGGTTCTGATATCTGGTGAAAAAAAATATGGTAATAGCTAG